A single window of Deltaproteobacteria bacterium DNA harbors:
- a CDS encoding dihydroneopterin aldolase produces MRPRHPTRARPPHRQAARRFRRTAQEADDSAQDEAARGRRGGGRVRGLTGEGRLRARCGRHGVARDRRRRHDRRVRRACLAGCAGRIHVDLPRRPDPNHDPVGPRPVRGPVRRLPLPDSRRAASERNAVTEPAADAVYIRGIEFEAHHGYTAAERKLTRRFRVHIELRLPLARAAESDSIRDTVDYRKVCECAVAIGTEHTYRLLEGLAGQIARGVQDLYPAATVCVEVEKLAPPCRGAPEASGVRLTLPARPA; encoded by the coding sequence GTGCGCCCGCGCCATCCAACACGAGCACGACCACCTCACCGGCAAGCTGCTCGTCGATTTCGTCGGACCGCTCAAGAAGCAGATGATTCGGCGCAAGATGAAGCGGCTCGCGGCCGACGAGGCGGCGGCCGCGTCCGGGGGCTGACGGGTGAAGGTCGTCTACGGGCTCGTTGCGGTCGCCACGGCGTTGCTCGTGATCGGCGGCGTCGGCACGATCGCCGCGTTCGTCGCGCATGCCTCGCCGGGTGTGCGGGCCGTATTCATGTGGATTTGCCTCGCCGGCCTGATCCCAACCATGATCCTGTTGGTCCTCGGCCTGTGCGTGGGCCTGTACGACGTCTACCGCTACCGGATTCGCGGCGAGCCGCGTCCGAGCGAAACGCCGTGACCGAGCCCGCCGCCGACGCGGTCTACATCCGCGGCATCGAGTTCGAGGCGCACCACGGCTACACGGCCGCCGAGCGCAAGCTCACGCGGAGGTTTCGCGTGCATATCGAGCTGCGGCTGCCGCTCGCACGCGCGGCCGAATCCGACAGCATCCGCGACACGGTGGACTACCGCAAGGTGTGCGAGTGCGCCGTCGCCATCGGCACCGAGCACACGTATCGCTTGCTCGAAGGGCTCGCCGGCCAGATCGCGCGCGGAGTGCAGGACCTGTACCCCGCGGCGACCGTGTGCGTCGAGGTCGAAAAGCTCGCCCCGCCCTGCCGCGGAGCCCCGGAGGCCAGCGGCGTCCGCCTGACCCTGCCGGCGCGCCCGGCGTAG
- a CDS encoding nitrite/sulfite reductase, with protein MTAPLAQQWKQRLASSIDPALAEEIDAFEAQIELRRQGVIDDKVFAETRLRRGAYGQRYDNGQRHDGIGTRTLAYPSGSLTKGPNTLWDAPGMQRIKLPLGQLTAGQLEVIAELAEEYADGIAHVTTRQDIQLHFVHIDDTPTIMRRLAAVGVTTREACGNSVRNVTACVRTGVCAGECFDTTPHARALARFLLGHPDAQDFGRKFKISFSGCRTEACGLAAIHDLAFVAAVRDGERGFEVLAGGGLGAVPHQAQVLADFVAERDILPLAQAVCRVFARHGEKQNRARARLKFLVAKVGMDTFRKWVADERARLTPDPAWTGLLDDATAHIDGPLKPPSPLPPGPYPPGFDAWRATNVAPQRQPGYSIATVRLPLGDATADQLRALADIARAYTGDTIRATVEQNLALRWVSDGDLPAVYAALARAGLAAAGAGTIEDITACPGTDTCKLGIASSRGLASHLVVRLRRDRDDRPDDVAALRIKASGCFNACGQHHIADIGLLGVSRNVRGRRVPHFQLVLGGRWAHNAGAFGLPIGAIPAKRVGDAIERVVAFYRAERGPGESLHDFFARVGRKRTRDLLADLTDVPPYEEAPELYTDWGDPREYTIGDMGVGECAGEVVSATEFGLADSEREVFEAQVCLDERRHADAAQRAYRAMLEAARALVRMQLPDIGAEPDDIVREFRARFCDTGLFYDPFAGAKFANYLLAMHANPPNRVGPAAARQAVEEAQLFVEAAHACHERIQAGAAA; from the coding sequence ATGACCGCCCCCCTCGCGCAGCAGTGGAAGCAGCGGCTCGCGTCATCGATCGACCCGGCGCTCGCGGAGGAGATCGACGCATTCGAGGCACAGATCGAACTGCGCCGCCAAGGCGTCATCGACGACAAGGTGTTCGCCGAAACCCGCCTGCGCCGCGGCGCGTACGGCCAGCGGTACGACAACGGCCAGCGCCACGACGGCATCGGCACGCGCACGCTGGCGTACCCGAGCGGCTCGCTCACCAAAGGTCCGAACACGCTGTGGGACGCGCCGGGAATGCAGCGGATCAAGCTGCCGCTCGGCCAGCTCACGGCCGGCCAGCTCGAGGTCATCGCCGAGCTGGCCGAGGAGTACGCGGACGGCATCGCGCACGTCACGACCCGCCAGGACATCCAGCTCCACTTCGTCCACATCGACGACACGCCGACGATCATGCGGCGGCTCGCGGCCGTCGGCGTGACCACGCGCGAGGCATGCGGCAACTCGGTGCGCAACGTGACCGCGTGCGTCCGAACCGGCGTGTGCGCCGGCGAGTGCTTCGACACGACGCCGCACGCGCGCGCGCTGGCGAGGTTTCTGCTCGGCCACCCCGACGCGCAGGACTTCGGTCGCAAGTTCAAGATTTCGTTCTCGGGGTGCCGCACCGAGGCGTGCGGTCTCGCGGCCATCCACGACCTGGCGTTCGTCGCCGCCGTGCGCGACGGCGAGCGCGGGTTCGAGGTGCTCGCGGGCGGCGGCCTGGGCGCGGTGCCGCACCAGGCCCAGGTGCTCGCCGACTTCGTGGCGGAACGCGACATCCTGCCGTTGGCGCAGGCCGTCTGTCGCGTGTTCGCGCGCCACGGCGAAAAGCAAAACCGCGCGCGAGCCCGGCTGAAGTTTCTCGTCGCCAAGGTCGGCATGGACACGTTTCGCAAGTGGGTCGCCGACGAGCGCGCCCGCCTGACGCCGGATCCGGCCTGGACGGGGCTGCTGGACGACGCGACCGCGCACATCGACGGCCCGCTGAAGCCGCCGTCGCCGCTGCCGCCCGGCCCGTATCCGCCCGGGTTCGACGCATGGCGCGCGACCAACGTCGCCCCACAGCGCCAGCCGGGCTACTCCATCGCGACGGTGCGCCTGCCGCTGGGCGACGCGACCGCCGACCAGCTGCGCGCCCTCGCCGACATCGCGCGCGCGTACACGGGCGACACAATCCGCGCGACGGTCGAACAGAACCTCGCGCTGCGGTGGGTGTCAGACGGTGACTTGCCGGCGGTCTACGCGGCGTTGGCGCGCGCCGGGCTCGCCGCGGCCGGCGCCGGCACGATCGAAGACATCACCGCGTGTCCCGGCACCGACACCTGCAAGCTGGGAATCGCGTCGTCGCGCGGACTCGCTTCCCACCTCGTGGTGCGCCTGCGCCGCGACCGCGACGATCGCCCCGACGACGTCGCCGCCCTGCGCATCAAGGCGAGCGGCTGCTTCAATGCCTGCGGCCAGCACCACATCGCCGACATCGGCCTGCTCGGCGTAAGCCGCAACGTGCGCGGCCGCCGTGTACCGCACTTCCAGCTCGTGCTCGGCGGCCGGTGGGCGCACAACGCCGGCGCATTCGGCCTGCCGATCGGCGCGATCCCGGCCAAGCGGGTGGGCGACGCGATCGAGCGCGTGGTCGCGTTCTACCGAGCCGAGCGCGGACCGGGCGAATCGCTGCACGACTTCTTCGCGCGCGTCGGTCGCAAGCGGACGCGCGACCTGCTGGCCGACCTCACCGACGTGCCGCCGTACGAGGAGGCGCCCGAGCTGTACACGGACTGGGGCGACCCGCGCGAATACACCATCGGCGACATGGGCGTCGGCGAGTGCGCCGGCGAGGTCGTGTCGGCCACGGAGTTCGGCCTCGCGGACAGCGAGCGCGAGGTGTTCGAAGCGCAAGTGTGCCTGGACGAGCGGCGCCATGCCGACGCCGCGCAGCGCGCGTACCGCGCAATGCTCGAGGCGGCGCGCGCGTTGGTGCGCATGCAACTTCCTGACATCGGCGCGGAGCCGGACGACATCGTGCGCGAGTTCCGCGCGCGGTTTTGCGATACCGGCCTGTTTTACGACCCGTTCGCCGGTGCCAAGTTCGCCAACTACCTGCTCGCGATGCACGCAAACCCGCCCAACCGCGTCGGCCCGGCGGCGGCCCGCCAGGCCGTCGAGGAGGCGCAACTGTTCGTCGAGGCGGCTCATGCGTGCCACGAGCGCATCCAAGCGGGGGCGGCCGCGTGA
- the def gene encoding peptide deformylase, giving the protein MAVKPIVKWPDPRLRQQTVEVTQIDDEIRELYRDLCDTMFADNGVGIAAIQIGHAARMFLIDAVVAGGAEGDPPVAFINPEIVALSDETETADEGCLSFPGIYVPVERAVRARVRAMNLEGTWFELEGEGLCARAIQHEHDHLTGKLLVDFVGPLKKQMIRRKMKRLAADEAAAASGG; this is encoded by the coding sequence ATGGCAGTCAAGCCCATCGTGAAGTGGCCGGATCCGCGGCTGCGCCAGCAAACCGTGGAAGTCACGCAAATTGACGACGAGATCCGCGAACTGTACCGCGATCTGTGCGACACCATGTTCGCGGACAACGGCGTCGGCATCGCCGCCATCCAGATCGGTCATGCCGCGCGCATGTTCCTGATCGACGCGGTGGTCGCCGGCGGCGCGGAGGGCGACCCGCCGGTCGCCTTCATCAACCCGGAGATCGTCGCGCTGTCCGACGAGACGGAAACCGCCGACGAGGGCTGCCTGTCGTTTCCCGGCATCTACGTGCCCGTCGAGCGGGCGGTGCGCGCGCGGGTGCGGGCGATGAACCTCGAGGGGACCTGGTTCGAACTCGAGGGCGAGGGGCTGTGCGCCCGCGCCATCCAACACGAGCACGACCACCTCACCGGCAAGCTGCTCGTCGATTTCGTCGGACCGCTCAAGAAGCAGATGATTCGGCGCAAGATGAAGCGGCTCGCGGCCGACGAGGCGGCGGCCGCGTCCGGGGGCTGA
- the ribA gene encoding GTP cyclohydrolase II, protein MPTIDRYAEADMPTARGPFRLVVYRAGGDEHVAMVRGDVFGADRVLVRVHSECLTGETLGSLRCDCRAQLETALDRIAGEEQGILVYMRQEGRGIGLGNKVRAYALQDQGIDTVDANLALGFEADLRTYEIAAAILKDLGVRSVRLMTNNPDKVRGLEQAGVVVAEQVPHWVDTTEYSRAYVEAKKTRLGHIDGDTESK, encoded by the coding sequence ATGCCCACCATCGACCGCTACGCCGAAGCCGACATGCCAACCGCTCGCGGCCCGTTTCGCCTCGTGGTCTACCGGGCGGGCGGCGACGAGCACGTCGCCATGGTGCGCGGGGACGTGTTCGGGGCCGACCGGGTGCTCGTGCGCGTCCACTCCGAGTGTCTCACCGGCGAAACCCTCGGCTCGCTCCGCTGCGATTGTCGCGCGCAGCTCGAGACGGCGCTCGACCGCATCGCCGGCGAGGAACAGGGGATTCTCGTCTACATGCGGCAGGAAGGCCGCGGGATCGGGCTCGGCAACAAGGTCCGCGCCTACGCACTGCAGGATCAGGGGATCGACACGGTAGACGCCAATCTCGCGCTCGGGTTCGAGGCAGACCTGCGCACCTACGAGATCGCGGCCGCGATTCTCAAGGATCTCGGCGTGCGTTCCGTCCGGCTGATGACGAACAACCCGGACAAGGTGCGCGGGCTCGAGCAGGCGGGCGTGGTGGTGGCCGAGCAGGTGCCGCACTGGGTCGACACGACCGAATACAGCCGGGCCTACGTCGAGGCGAAGAAAACGCGGCTCGGCCACATTGACGGCGATACGGAATCGAAATGA